The following proteins are encoded in a genomic region of Glycine soja cultivar W05 chromosome 17, ASM419377v2, whole genome shotgun sequence:
- the LOC114391437 gene encoding uncharacterized protein LOC114391437 yields MVTDQDIAKGVESLLRHSDPNSITTVNGVVQQLEAKLGLDLSHKASFIRDQIDHLLRSQPQTFAPHPPPLHKDYFAPHTQLHFPTTHFASHFALHDEINFLQHPHPPPPRKVETFPPQNVAPPQVPKESVQTGSKRRGGAGGLNKVCGVSPELQAVVGEPAMPRTEIVRQLWAYIKKNNLQDPGNKRKIICDDALRLVFETDCTDMFKMNQLLAKHIIPLGPTKESQAKRVKVDTEIKTESAEPAPSTVAISEALAKFLGTEGREMQQSEAIRLVWEYIKLHHLEDPLNSMVILCDAKLQELLGCESISALGIPEMLARHHLFKQSDTR; encoded by the exons atggtgACGGACCAAGATATAGCGAAAGGGGTGGAGTCCCTACTGCGTCACTCTGACCCAAACTCCATAACTACGGTAAACGGCGTCGTTCAGCAGCTGGAGGCCAAACTAGGGTTAGACCTCTCTCACAAGGCCAGTTTCATCAGAGACCAGATCGATCATCTTCTCCGGTCACAGCCACAGACATTTGCTCCTCACCCTCCTCCACTTCACAAAGACTATTTTGCCCCTCACACCCAACTGCACTTCCCAACCACCCACTTTGCTTCCCATTTTGCCCTCCATGACGAGATCAACTTCCTGCAGCACCCCCACCCTCCTCCACCGCGTAAAGTCGAGACCTTTCCTCCTCAAAATGTTGCCCCTCCTCAAGTGCCCAAAGAAAG TGTGCAAACTGGAAGCAAAAGAAGAGGTGGTGCTGGTGGTCTAAACAAAGTTTGTGGTGTTTCTCCTGAACTTCAGGCGGTTGTTGGTGAGCCGGCAATGCCAAGAACTGAA ATTGTGAGGCAGCTGTGGGCATACATAAAGAAAAACAACCTCCAAGATCCTGGTAACAAAAGAAAGATAATTTGTGATGATGCCCTGCGTTTGGTATTTGAGACAGACTGCACCGATATGTTCAAGATGAATCAGTTGCTAGCTAAACACATTATCCCACTTGGTCCTACAA AGGAGTCACAGGCTAAACGAGTGAAGGTGGATACTGAAATTAAGACTGAAAGTGCTGAACCTGCTCCATCTACCGTGGCAATATCTGAAGCGCTTGCCAAATTTTTGGGCACTGAGGGAAGAGAGATGCAACAGTCTGAAGCCATAAGACTTGTTTGGGAGTACATCAAGCTTCACCATTTGGAG GATCCTTTAAATTCAATGGTGATATTATGCGATGCAAAGCTTCAAGAGCTACTTGGATGTGAAAGCATTTCTGCTTTAGGAATACCAGAGATGTTAGCACGTCATCATCTATTTAAACAGTCTGACACCCGTTAG
- the LOC114392420 gene encoding uncharacterized protein LOC114392420, which yields MAEIQILNLGGPPSLSTRKLPCHSHSQNWTCLQHKLKCNGRFLCLFSNNRKEEQARKALEGALSGKKNEFDKWNKEIKRKEELGGGGDTGGGGWFGWGKRFGWSNDDNFWQEAKQAILTILGLVLVYLLVAKGDVLLAVIFNPLLYALRGVRNGFGFISSKVLKNTSTSNQPDFGGLSQKKAYQHTSAMENVVRKWGSD from the exons ATGGCAGAGATTCAGATTCTAAACCTCGGAGGCCCGCCAAGCTTAAGTACGAGGAAACTGCCATGCCATTCGCATTCCCAAAACTGGACTTGTTTGCAGCACAAGCTCAAGTGCAACGGCAGATTCCTTTGCCTTTTCTCCAACAACAGAAAGGAG GAACAAGCTAGAAAAGCATTAGAAGGTGCACTAAGTGggaagaaaaatgaatttgacAAGTGGAAcaaggaaattaaaagaaaagaagagctGGGAGGTGGAGGTGACACTGGTGGAGGTGGTTGGTTTGGGTGGGGTAAACGGTTTGGCTGGTCTAATGATGATAATTTTTGGCAAGAAGCAAAACAAGCTATTCTTACTATACTTGGTCTTGTTCTAGTA TATCTCCTAGTTGCAAAAGGCGATGTGCTCCTTGCTGTCATCTTCAATCCATTGCTATATGCACTTCGGGGGGTGAGAAATGGATTTGGTTTCATTTCATCAAAAGTCTTGAAAAATACTTCTACCAGCAATCAGCCAGATTTTGGTGGACTTTCACAGAAGAAAGCTTATCAGCATACTTCTGCCATGGAGAATGTTGTAAGAAAATGGGGTAGTGACTAG
- the LOC114393082 gene encoding rho GDP-dissociation inhibitor 1-like, translating to MSLAIGVVSNCKSNMGFDDNKGKEVPEMQHSGKTVHVHEDESGDERGTSLSRHMSEGSIAATEDEDEDVERRIDLGPQCTLKEQLEKDKDDESLRRWKEQLLGSVDMTSVGESLEPEVKILSLAIKAAGREDIVLPIPESGNPSGLWFTLKEGSRYSLMFTFQVSHNIVSGLKYTNTVWKTGLKVDSTKEMIGTFSPQAEPYTHEMPEETTPSGLLARGQYSARSKFVDDDNKLYLEINYTFDIRKEWH from the exons ATGTCTTTGGCCATTGGGGTGGTCTCCAATTGCAAAAGCAATATGGGTTTTGATGACAACAAAGGCAAAGAGGTTCCTGAAATGCAGCACTCGGGAAAAACGGTTCATGTTCATGAAGATGAAAGTGGCGATGAACGAGGCACGAGTCTCAGTAGACACATGAGTGAAGGCTCCATTGCTGCCACCGAGGATGAAGATGAGGACGTTGAGAGGAGGATTGACTTGGGTCCCCAGTGCACCTTGAAAGAACAGCTTGAAAAGGATAAG GATGATGAGAGCTTGAGGAGGTGGAAGGAACAGCTTCTTGGCAGTGTTGACATGACTTCTGTTGGTG AATCTCTGGAGCCAGAAGTGAAGATACTGAGCCTTGCAATCAAGGCGGCCGGTAGAGAAGACATTGTTCTTCCAATACCAGAGTCAGGAAATCCCAGTGGCTTATGGTTTACTTTGAAAGAAGGTAGCCGTTACAGTCTCATGTTCACTTTCCAGGTCAGCCATAATATCGTTTCAGGTCTCAAATACACCAACACTGTATGGAAAACTGGTCTCAAGG TTGACAGCACTAAAGAGATGATTGGAACATTCAGCCCTCAAGCAGAGCCTTACACGcatgagatgcccgaagagacaaCACCATCTGGGTTATTAGCTAGAGGGCAATATTCGGCTAGATCAAAG TTTGTTGACGATGACAACAAGTTGTATTTGGAGATCAACTACACTTTTGATATTCGGAAGGAATGGCATTAG